The proteins below come from a single Mytilus edulis chromosome 5, xbMytEdul2.2, whole genome shotgun sequence genomic window:
- the LOC139522882 gene encoding monocarboxylate transporter 12-like isoform X4, producing the protein MHFSFKWCTIIGGLVSCLGMVTSFMTNNIGMLYLTYSCLLGVGFGLSYPPTLSIINFYFDKRRAFANGILTASFGLSSLIYPTLYRKLIDHYGIHGAMLILGGLLLNICVGGSFFRQPRSFMRPSAPINSPESKKLLSHTNEGSKNKSKLTFAIDKILDMFRTYSVALRNTSFLLYCFAMSFALVGYSSIFMILPPHIESQQFTKDDAVVVLTVIGATEFVIRFFSGIIIDKQWLSVQTMFILTMFTGGICAIAVTFFRSMPINIIYAVTVGIFPGILHSLRPLLVVSSLGLKILPIAYPLSTLFSNTACLIGQPGLGWLEDYTGNWNVSFYTIGGLFFASSLCVLIERMLVKETQNEEIVIKTDDDVVEVTKTNQNNMENKDRDDVKTSLVIKCP; encoded by the exons atgcatttttcatttaaatggtgTACTATTATTGGCGGCCTGGTTTCCTGCCTTGGTATGGTAACCAGTTTTATGACAAACAATATTGGTATGCTGTATCTCACGTATAGCTGTTTGTTAG gtgTAGGATTTGGACTATCTTACCCTCCGactttatctataataaacttttattttgataagAGAAGAGCATTTGCTAACGGAATTCTTACTGCATCCTTTGGATTGTCAAGTTTGATATATCCTACATTGTACCGGAAGTTGATAGACCATTATGGTATACATGGCGCTATGTTAATTCTTGGTGGTTTGTTACTGAACATTTGTGTTGGTGGAAGTTTCTTCCGACAGCCAAGGAGCTTCATGCGTCCAAGTGCTCCAATAAATAGTCCTGAAAGTAAAAAACTGTTATCGCACACAAATGAAGGGAGTAAAAACAAGAGTAAATTGACTTTTGCGATTGACAAAATCCTTGATATGTTTAGAACATATTCTGTTGCTTTAAGAAACACATCCTTTTTATTATACTGTTTCGCCATGTCGTTTGCACTGGTTGGATACTCTTCAATCTTTATGATCCTTCCGCCACACATTGAAAGTCAGCAATTTACAAAAGACGACGCAGTtgttgttttaactgtaattggaGCTACGGAATTTGTTATTAGATTTTTTTCCGGTATCATTATTGATAAACAATGGCTTAGCGTTCAAACGATGTTCATCTTGACAATGTTTACGGGTGGGATATGTGCTATTGCGGTGACATTTTTCCGGAGTATGCCTATCAATATCATATATGCAGTGACTGTAGGAATATTTCCTGGAATTTTACATTCATTAAGACCGTTACTAGTAGTCTCCTCATTGGGATTGAAGATTCTACCCATAGCGTATCCATTATCTACTTTGTTTTCTAATACAGCGTGTTTAATTGGGCAGCCTGGTCTAG GATGGTTAGAAGATTATACTGGTAACTGGAATGTTTCATTTTATACAATTGGTGGACTATTTTTTGCGTCATCGCTTTGTGTGTTAATTGAACGGATGTTAGTTAAAGAAACACAGAACGAAGAAATTGTTATAAAGACAGACGATGACGTCGTTGAAGTTACGAAAACAAACCAGAACAACATGGAAAATAAAGATCGCGATGATGTTAAAACAAGTCTTGTGATCAAGTGCCCATAA
- the LOC139522882 gene encoding monocarboxylate transporter 13-like isoform X1, translating to MSVQYTDRGFAWVVLGASFLNFFLISGIMRTFGILYAELLQTYDKSAGNTAFLGSLLLFVNSIAGPISGLLSMHFSFKWCTIIGGLVSCLGMVTSFMTNNIGMLYLTYSCLLGVGFGLSYPPTLSIINFYFDKRRAFANGILTASFGLSSLIYPTLYRKLIDHYGIHGAMLILGGLLLNICVGGSFFRQPRSFMRPSAPINSPESKKLLSHTNEGSKNKSKLTFAIDKILDMFRTYSVALRNTSFLLYCFAMSFALVGYSSIFMILPPHIESQQFTKDDAVVVLTVIGATEFVIRFFSGIIIDKQWLSVQTMFILTMFTGGICAIAVTFFRSMPINIIYAVTVGIFPGILHSLRPLLVVSSLGLKILPIAYPLSTLFSNTACLIGQPGLGWLEDYTGNWNVSFYTIGGLFFASSLCVLIERMLVKETQNEEIVIKTDDDVVEVTKTNQNNMENKDRDDVKTSLVIKCP from the exons ATGTCAGTACAGTATACAGACAGGGGATTTGCTTGGGTGGTATTAGGGG CTTCGTTCCTAAATTTCTTTCTCATATCTGGAATAATGCGAACATTTGGAATTTTATATGCCGAACTTCTCCAGACCTATGATAAAAGTGCTGGAAACACCGCCTTTCTAGGAAGTCTTCTGTTATTTGTAAACTCCATAGCCG gtcCAATATCTGGACTGCTAagcatgcatttttcatttaaatggtgTACTATTATTGGCGGCCTGGTTTCCTGCCTTGGTATGGTAACCAGTTTTATGACAAACAATATTGGTATGCTGTATCTCACGTATAGCTGTTTGTTAG gtgTAGGATTTGGACTATCTTACCCTCCGactttatctataataaacttttattttgataagAGAAGAGCATTTGCTAACGGAATTCTTACTGCATCCTTTGGATTGTCAAGTTTGATATATCCTACATTGTACCGGAAGTTGATAGACCATTATGGTATACATGGCGCTATGTTAATTCTTGGTGGTTTGTTACTGAACATTTGTGTTGGTGGAAGTTTCTTCCGACAGCCAAGGAGCTTCATGCGTCCAAGTGCTCCAATAAATAGTCCTGAAAGTAAAAAACTGTTATCGCACACAAATGAAGGGAGTAAAAACAAGAGTAAATTGACTTTTGCGATTGACAAAATCCTTGATATGTTTAGAACATATTCTGTTGCTTTAAGAAACACATCCTTTTTATTATACTGTTTCGCCATGTCGTTTGCACTGGTTGGATACTCTTCAATCTTTATGATCCTTCCGCCACACATTGAAAGTCAGCAATTTACAAAAGACGACGCAGTtgttgttttaactgtaattggaGCTACGGAATTTGTTATTAGATTTTTTTCCGGTATCATTATTGATAAACAATGGCTTAGCGTTCAAACGATGTTCATCTTGACAATGTTTACGGGTGGGATATGTGCTATTGCGGTGACATTTTTCCGGAGTATGCCTATCAATATCATATATGCAGTGACTGTAGGAATATTTCCTGGAATTTTACATTCATTAAGACCGTTACTAGTAGTCTCCTCATTGGGATTGAAGATTCTACCCATAGCGTATCCATTATCTACTTTGTTTTCTAATACAGCGTGTTTAATTGGGCAGCCTGGTCTAG GATGGTTAGAAGATTATACTGGTAACTGGAATGTTTCATTTTATACAATTGGTGGACTATTTTTTGCGTCATCGCTTTGTGTGTTAATTGAACGGATGTTAGTTAAAGAAACACAGAACGAAGAAATTGTTATAAAGACAGACGATGACGTCGTTGAAGTTACGAAAACAAACCAGAACAACATGGAAAATAAAGATCGCGATGATGTTAAAACAAGTCTTGTGATCAAGTGCCCATAA
- the LOC139522882 gene encoding monocarboxylate transporter 12-like isoform X2, producing MRTFGILYAELLQTYDKSAGNTAFLGSLLLFVNSIAGPISGLLSMHFSFKWCTIIGGLVSCLGMVTSFMTNNIGMLYLTYSCLLGVGFGLSYPPTLSIINFYFDKRRAFANGILTASFGLSSLIYPTLYRKLIDHYGIHGAMLILGGLLLNICVGGSFFRQPRSFMRPSAPINSPESKKLLSHTNEGSKNKSKLTFAIDKILDMFRTYSVALRNTSFLLYCFAMSFALVGYSSIFMILPPHIESQQFTKDDAVVVLTVIGATEFVIRFFSGIIIDKQWLSVQTMFILTMFTGGICAIAVTFFRSMPINIIYAVTVGIFPGILHSLRPLLVVSSLGLKILPIAYPLSTLFSNTACLIGQPGLGWLEDYTGNWNVSFYTIGGLFFASSLCVLIERMLVKETQNEEIVIKTDDDVVEVTKTNQNNMENKDRDDVKTSLVIKCP from the exons ATGCGAACATTTGGAATTTTATATGCCGAACTTCTCCAGACCTATGATAAAAGTGCTGGAAACACCGCCTTTCTAGGAAGTCTTCTGTTATTTGTAAACTCCATAGCCG gtcCAATATCTGGACTGCTAagcatgcatttttcatttaaatggtgTACTATTATTGGCGGCCTGGTTTCCTGCCTTGGTATGGTAACCAGTTTTATGACAAACAATATTGGTATGCTGTATCTCACGTATAGCTGTTTGTTAG gtgTAGGATTTGGACTATCTTACCCTCCGactttatctataataaacttttattttgataagAGAAGAGCATTTGCTAACGGAATTCTTACTGCATCCTTTGGATTGTCAAGTTTGATATATCCTACATTGTACCGGAAGTTGATAGACCATTATGGTATACATGGCGCTATGTTAATTCTTGGTGGTTTGTTACTGAACATTTGTGTTGGTGGAAGTTTCTTCCGACAGCCAAGGAGCTTCATGCGTCCAAGTGCTCCAATAAATAGTCCTGAAAGTAAAAAACTGTTATCGCACACAAATGAAGGGAGTAAAAACAAGAGTAAATTGACTTTTGCGATTGACAAAATCCTTGATATGTTTAGAACATATTCTGTTGCTTTAAGAAACACATCCTTTTTATTATACTGTTTCGCCATGTCGTTTGCACTGGTTGGATACTCTTCAATCTTTATGATCCTTCCGCCACACATTGAAAGTCAGCAATTTACAAAAGACGACGCAGTtgttgttttaactgtaattggaGCTACGGAATTTGTTATTAGATTTTTTTCCGGTATCATTATTGATAAACAATGGCTTAGCGTTCAAACGATGTTCATCTTGACAATGTTTACGGGTGGGATATGTGCTATTGCGGTGACATTTTTCCGGAGTATGCCTATCAATATCATATATGCAGTGACTGTAGGAATATTTCCTGGAATTTTACATTCATTAAGACCGTTACTAGTAGTCTCCTCATTGGGATTGAAGATTCTACCCATAGCGTATCCATTATCTACTTTGTTTTCTAATACAGCGTGTTTAATTGGGCAGCCTGGTCTAG GATGGTTAGAAGATTATACTGGTAACTGGAATGTTTCATTTTATACAATTGGTGGACTATTTTTTGCGTCATCGCTTTGTGTGTTAATTGAACGGATGTTAGTTAAAGAAACACAGAACGAAGAAATTGTTATAAAGACAGACGATGACGTCGTTGAAGTTACGAAAACAAACCAGAACAACATGGAAAATAAAGATCGCGATGATGTTAAAACAAGTCTTGTGATCAAGTGCCCATAA
- the LOC139522882 gene encoding monocarboxylate transporter 2-like isoform X3, with amino-acid sequence MSVQYTDRGFAWVVLGASFLNFFLISGIMRTFGILYAELLQTYDKSAGNTAFLGSLLLFVNSIAGPISGLLSMHFSFKWCTIIGGLVSCLGMVTSFMTNNIGMLYLTYSCLLGVGFGLSYPPTLSIINFYFDKRRAFANGILTASFGLSSLIYPTLYRKLIDHYGIHGAMLILGGLLLNICVGGSFFRQPRSFMRPSAPINSPESKKLLSHTNEGSKNKSKLTFAIDKILDMFRTYSVALRNTSFLLYCFAMSFALVGYSSIFMILPPHIESQQFTKDDAVVVLTVIGATEFVIRFFSGIIIDKQWLSVQTMFILTMFTGGICAIAVTFFRSMPINIIYAVTVGIFPGILHSLRPLLVVSSLGLKILPIAYPLSTLFSNTACLIGQPGLGARSNLGLPK; translated from the exons ATGTCAGTACAGTATACAGACAGGGGATTTGCTTGGGTGGTATTAGGGG CTTCGTTCCTAAATTTCTTTCTCATATCTGGAATAATGCGAACATTTGGAATTTTATATGCCGAACTTCTCCAGACCTATGATAAAAGTGCTGGAAACACCGCCTTTCTAGGAAGTCTTCTGTTATTTGTAAACTCCATAGCCG gtcCAATATCTGGACTGCTAagcatgcatttttcatttaaatggtgTACTATTATTGGCGGCCTGGTTTCCTGCCTTGGTATGGTAACCAGTTTTATGACAAACAATATTGGTATGCTGTATCTCACGTATAGCTGTTTGTTAG gtgTAGGATTTGGACTATCTTACCCTCCGactttatctataataaacttttattttgataagAGAAGAGCATTTGCTAACGGAATTCTTACTGCATCCTTTGGATTGTCAAGTTTGATATATCCTACATTGTACCGGAAGTTGATAGACCATTATGGTATACATGGCGCTATGTTAATTCTTGGTGGTTTGTTACTGAACATTTGTGTTGGTGGAAGTTTCTTCCGACAGCCAAGGAGCTTCATGCGTCCAAGTGCTCCAATAAATAGTCCTGAAAGTAAAAAACTGTTATCGCACACAAATGAAGGGAGTAAAAACAAGAGTAAATTGACTTTTGCGATTGACAAAATCCTTGATATGTTTAGAACATATTCTGTTGCTTTAAGAAACACATCCTTTTTATTATACTGTTTCGCCATGTCGTTTGCACTGGTTGGATACTCTTCAATCTTTATGATCCTTCCGCCACACATTGAAAGTCAGCAATTTACAAAAGACGACGCAGTtgttgttttaactgtaattggaGCTACGGAATTTGTTATTAGATTTTTTTCCGGTATCATTATTGATAAACAATGGCTTAGCGTTCAAACGATGTTCATCTTGACAATGTTTACGGGTGGGATATGTGCTATTGCGGTGACATTTTTCCGGAGTATGCCTATCAATATCATATATGCAGTGACTGTAGGAATATTTCCTGGAATTTTACATTCATTAAGACCGTTACTAGTAGTCTCCTCATTGGGATTGAAGATTCTACCCATAGCGTATCCATTATCTACTTTGTTTTCTAATACAGCGTGTTTAATTGGGCAGCCTGGTCTAG GTGCAAGAAGCAATCTAGGACTACCAAAATAA